The Alnus glutinosa chromosome 1, dhAlnGlut1.1, whole genome shotgun sequence region CAAGTTCTGCAACTTTTGCCAATGGCTCGATATTGACATACGTGGCAATAGCAGCTGCCTCCTCCTCCTTGATATCGTACtcaattgttgttttgattatgCATGAATCATCCCCCTTCTCAATGATTTCAAAACGAACACGATAAAGAGTAAACCCCACATCAAGATATCCTCCTTCAATCACTTGCACTTCTTTCAACCGTTTCTCATGATCAACCTTTGTGAACTTCTCTTTTAAGCTACTAAAACCAGGTGTACCTTattcaatgaagaaaaaaaaggagttaCATGGAGAAAAATGATGAGTTCAAAAACTCCCATTTTCAATTACAATATTAATAGATCAAAAGGAAAggctcgatcgatcgaaaggaTGATATGCTGCACAATACTAATTTCTGAAAGCTTTCGGTTGCTAGTTTGATGCAAGTTTGGTCCATTAGGTTGTCCTTATTGAGtttaaatataatagaaatAAGGTCATAGCTCTAAAAAAAAGTTACGAATTTGTCGTAATCGCAAGTTCGATCGATTGAACATTAATTTCGAtccattaaaaaattgcattctCGATCAAACATTATCGATCGAAGCTCTAGGGAATTAGTATTGAAGATCGAAGCTCTCGAGAATTAATTAGTACTAAAAAGACCTCATCACTTTGAATCTTGATTGATCAAACTAGTGATCGAAGCTCTCAGGAATTGGCCGGTATTGAAGAGACCTCATGATCACCTTGATCAATCAAACTAGTGATCGAAGCTCTCTAGAATTAGTATCGTGCAACATGTCATAATCCtttagatcgatcgatcgaacattGGCTTTTGATCAATCAAAGTACTCTTCCTCTCAAACTTCTCCATGAAATTATATATTGGCAAACTAGTCTACAACActagtatatattatatagctAGCAGGCAAAGGCAACACTAATAGCTAGAAACCCTTTTCCCCCTACAAATAGTAGTAGAAACtcaaccaaaaagagaaaataaataaaaattcaccaGCTTCTATTGGTTAATTTGTGATACCTGTGGCAAATGTTAGCTTGAGAACAGTCCCAACCCCTCCATCACCTTCTATGACCTCAACTTTCTCAATGATTCCTGAAAACGCTTCTTCAACAACTTTTGCCAACCGAAGCGTGCCGTAGATCTCCCACGCTTCGCTAGCCACCACGTTCACCTCCACCTCGTGTGAGACTTGCCCGACCATCGTTCTAATTCTCTTAAGGGATGTTTGGGGGCATTAATTAGCTTTCTATGtctcatatatatgtatatatatatatatattctcaaacAGTAGGTAATTAAGGACAATGCCTAATAGTTTATAGCAAAAGTCATTATCCTTACTGCTATAATATTTGGAAATTTGGAATATGCTTGTATATGCCATGAACACTAGAACTATTTATATCTAAACTATAAACTAATTATTGTATAAAGtgataaatgaaaaagtatTATCCTCATCTAAAATGCTAGTAAAACGTATGCACATACATCATGCCTACATGCCTCTATGTTAGGTGCCCAATTTTTTAAGCACAAGCAATTACGTACTAGAATTAGGATAATTAATTACTTTCCTAAGTTCTCTTTCTTAGCATGCAATTTAGATTTGTCGCATGTAAGGAGAGTCTCTTTCACTAGTGGAACGGCTAGGTCACCTTACGATCAAGTGTGAGTCCCGCTTTGACTTAATGCGGGTCTAGGGTCAAAgaccaagtatatatatatatattttattaaatgaaaaaaaagggtttttttgtaatttttacaaaaacgTTAGGATTTAAGGTAAGGGGAGGACATTACATCACAATAGAAGTTCGATGGataaaattgagagtttttttaactttgaaatGATAGTTTCAAATCGAGTGGAAGATAGAAAATTTTGTAaagttttcctaaaatttttatttgcaatAAGAACATGAAGATAATCCCTCCTCAAGCACACGGTAATTGCACTTGTTGGGGATAGTAGTCCCATCACAAAGTCAAGGTGTTATCATGTCATAATTTAGAGTTGTTATTCCACACCCCTACGTTTCTTCTTTTAAACataaaccaacaaaaataatGCATTGCCATTATTTCTAttctattttctaaaaaaaaattaaaaaaaaattaacaacttTTGACACGAAACATGTGATTGGATCCACCTCAACCactaacaaattatttttaacacATTCTAATTTCATGGTGAAACGTGTCAATTATTTCTCACTTTTCGTGACTCACTTTCATTGTCTATGAATAGGTTCTCTTAATTTTATACGAAGTGAAAATGTTATAATTTactgtttaaattttattttgttacatttaaTAATATACATAATGTTATgtcttttaaatgatgtgataaaatattcaatcatgttataatatatacatcattatatctgtgaaatataataagaataaaataactaCCAAGATAGTAGTTGAGTTGGTAAGGCAGCGGGAGATAGAGTTCAACTTCCACCCCTCCGTTCTTTCTAGTGGTCGCGGGTTTTAACTCGCTTGCGATAGTAGTCCGCAAACAAGATGCTACTAAGAAAGGAGTTTTACCAACTTACACTTTGGTACGGACTCGCCTTTCAAGGCAGCAGGTATGGTTTAAATCAAACATTTTACGGCGGGTGGGAACCACGATAGTTATGCCCAAAGAGAATAATTATACTAGTCGCTGATTCCCgcctttttatttagaaaaaaataataataataataagcataaaataaatcatttctatttctactaaaatggagatgatcCTATTTCGTGCATGGTAATAGGGTAGCTTCCACAATTCATTCATAAGTTCTTCCAACATTTTTATGCTCGTTGCTTTTTTCCATTAACTCTTAACAATGATTCAAatgtatatattaatttttaatctttGGCTTTGATGTTCAGAAGATGCTGTTTGGCAGTTTCTGCAATCTTTGCTAATGGCTCGATGGAGACGAAAGAGACATTGGCGGCATATTCTTCCTTCAACTCATACTCAACTGTTGATTTGATGATGCATGAATTCTCCTCCTTCTCTATGATTTCAAAGCGAAAACGGTACGCACTAAATCCGACGTTCAAATTTCCGCCTTCGCACACTTCCGCTTCTTTGATGCGATTCTCACGATCAATCTTAGTAAACCTGTCCTTGTAATATGTAATCTCCGGCGTACCTAATGCAATCAAACCACGCTTtataatcacaattcaaatctaTAGTCAATTCCATAAGTAAATTCCGGCAGCTCAATTACAGAAGATCCCAATCCAAATTAGTAACCCTAAGAGAGGGAAGGGAAAGAGGAAATTCAATTACAATTCTGTAAATGTCAATCTTTGGGGAAGAAAGACTGCTACTGGAAGCAGAACAGTTTGGATTTTGTTCTGTTTCTGATTAGTTTGGGTGTTCTGCTCAATGTATAGTTGCTGTATTGTGAGTAGGTTTTTGGGTTTCCCTTTGTGGTGGGGGTTTGGTGAGTTGGTTAGTAGGAAGTTTGGATGTGCGTTGTTTATTGTATAGTTTTTTGGGTTCCAGTTTGGTGATATTGTCTGTTTGAGTGTTGAatccgaatattattcgaatttattgtgcgaattacgaggtttgactttgtgagataaaatttgaaaatttttgaaaaagttgaataaaatataatttgtttttgaaaaaagttgaatattattctaaatattattcaaaacaaacacaccCGCATGCTGAAGTGTGATTTGTATTCTTGTGTTTGGAATGAAATTTCTTATATtgatccaaaataaataaataaataaataattagaggGGGGTTCTGAGGCTCGGGGCAAGTGGGTCTCGTATCCTAAGTTGTTCGGAGCAAGTTTGTCCTGCAACTTTCCTCTTTTAGGCTTCCCAAGTTTTTGTGAATTCACAGTAATAACTGAGAATCCAGACCTCGTCGTGCTAGTTTAGATTGATTATGTTCTATGTTTATGCTGATTGTTGGTATGTATGTAGATGGAGGCACTATTAGTGTTATGAATATGAAAAATCATTATTAAGAAAATTTGTCATATACCTGGTGGAAATGTAAGTTTGAAAAGGGTTCCAACTCCACCATCACCTTCTAGCAGCTCAATTTTATCATACATGCCAGGGAGCTCTTTTTCCACAAGTTTTGACAGTCGAAGTGTGCTGTAGAGACCCCATGCTTCGCTCGCTGGGACATGTACCTCCAGCTCATGTGAAACTTGCCCAAATATGTTCTCTGAGTGCTGAGATTTTTGGGTTATTCACTGCATTAGtagcatgtatatatatatatatatacttggccAGCAAGAGATGCTTTACCAAATTAAATAAGCCAAGTCAAAAAGAGCAAAGAGTATTAAATATCTTTGGGGTCATTTTGGATTAATTAGCTTTAGCTTAACCCTTCTGCTCTGGTCGGCTAATTGGACGGGTGGGGGGCAGTCATTTTGGATTTTCTGATTAAATCTTTCTGCTTTTGGAcggctagagagagagagagagagagtgatggaGCTGATAGTATATTTTCAGCTCtgttattaaaattttcatttaaaagaaaaaaaaaattcaagaaatatTCTCTCCCTGCTGGGAGCACTTCTTGAGCTACTACTACCTTGGTCCAAGCTGGTGACTTGAATCAAGCTAGCTTTGAGGCCAAATCTATCCTTTCCATTAATCGTATTTGGAAATACAGGTGGCATCAAGATGCAAATTTGCTTTCAAAGGTTCCTGGCAGGTTATTGGAGAGAAATTAGAGGATTATACAATGTCCCTTGTTTGGAAAGGTCACCTGCTAGTCCAGCTGGCTTTGTTCTTGTTGAGTATACATGTGTGAGTGTAAAAGGATTATGTCCCACGTTGAAAAGATGTAAAAAGTGTGAGTGGTTAATATAGTATAGTTGGGCCTAAATCTATAGGCTGAACCTTTTGGGTTGTGTGGAATATTAACATGCTATGTAACGTGCTATGTTATGGACTCACTAAAAGACTCCCCGATGTATCAATCTCTCTAATAGTTCTCTAAACTATTCGAAAGAGGCCTGCAAGACTTTGTTTTAGTAGCTGAAAGTTTCCGTGAATTCAATGGATTTACAAAATTTGCAACAAAGCTTAGAAATCATTCATCAGAAACTAGTGAGACCAATATGCCTCATATATGACTGACTTGCATGCAGATGCAGTAAAACTCTAATTTACACAATGGGGAAGCACATATATTTACATTGGTCCTGACCACTGGGAGGTCATGGTCGCTACCACATCATGTCATCATGTAGAATCCCCTGCTTCAGCAATCTATTACACAGATGATGCATATATATACCATTCATCTTACTGATACATCTGCAGAATTTCAGATCCAGACTAACTACTTGTCATCAACGATGCAACAGTACTAGCTAAGCTTGGTACTGTTCGTGGCTTCTTGTGCATGCGTGTTTGATATGCCTGATTCTGATTGAGCAGTGGCTTTCTTCTCAGCTAAATACCCCCCAACAACTTCTGCTATAGTTTCAAGTGACTTAGTGGTGACAAGAGATGCATTCTCAGCAAACTTGTCATCTACATCATACTCTATAGTTGATCTGACAATAGTTGATTCAGAGCCGTTCTCAATGATCTCAAGGCGAATCCGGTAAAGATGAAACCCCAGGTCTTTATATCCTCCTTCAAAAACCTCTGTTTCCTTTATACGCTTGTTATCATCAATTTTTGTAAATCTTTCCTTCAAATAGCTTGCTCCAGGAGTTCCTAGCCACACAAAAGAAAGATGACATTGTTGATGCAATAGTTGATAACAtggagaaaattattatttgccAATAATATTTCAAATGATCTATGAATGTGTGGAAATAAGAAATTCCATGCTGCATAAAGAGGCATGTTGTTTCAAACGGACCCCATGAATAGACAAACAATGTTCCACGTTTATTACTGAAGAATTCTATATTTGGAGACAAATTTGGAAAATATTAGCTTgcataaaaagtaaaagattttgaaattggTACCTTGTTAGTAAAAAAATATGACGTAGTGGAAGCTAAATGATTAAGAATAGAAGAATGATTCGGACCAACTActtcaaaacacataaaaatgaTAGATGGGCTCGTTGGAAGGAGCCGTGATCTCTAAtagctacttcgagagagctgTAATCTCTTAAACACAATAAGCTGTATTATACCAAACGGTAATCATCATGCATACTTCTTCATTAATAATCTCCCTTTAAATAAAGGAGCAAAACTGATCGATTACATTGATAACTAGCAATCAAAATAGAACTCTTAAACTATCTAACTGACCGACTAAAATTAAGATTGACTCTATTAATTCTAGACTAAGACTCCAACTCTACTAAGAAGAATTGAAACCAAACTTCTTAGTTGACTCTATAACAAGACTCAAAGACCAAATAATTATGATCATATCAAAGAACCACCGACCATGTCTCCCGAAATTGTGTTTGACAAAAGTCGGAGAAAGAACTTGCAAAATTGTATTTCAACAAAACTTGATactgtcctatatatatatatatatatatatatatatatatatatatatacctggtGGAAAGGTAACTTTGAGGATTGTTCCGACACCGCCATCACCTTCCACAAGTTCCACCCGGCCAACCACATGAGGCAGTAGCTCGTCGATGAGCTTTCCAATCTGAAGGCCACGGTAGACATCCCACACCAAGCTAGCAGGCACCCCTACTTGTGTATCCTGTGAAAGTTGGCCGTgcatatttcttattttttcctCAGAGCTTTATGACTTTATTGTTATATCTCTTTAGatatataaaatgaat contains the following coding sequences:
- the LOC133861108 gene encoding norbelladine synthase-like — encoded protein: MPPVFPNTINGKDRFGLKASLIQVTSLDQENIFGQVSHELEVHVPASEAWGLYSTLRLSKLVEKELPGMYDKIELLEGDGGVGTLFKLTFPPGTPEITYYKDRFTKIDRENRIKEAEVCEGGNLNVGFSAYRFRFEIIEKEENSCIIKSTVEYELKEEYAANVSFVSIEPLAKIAETAKQHLLNIKAKD
- the LOC133858996 gene encoding norbelladine synthase-like, whose product is MVGQVSHEVEVNVVASEAWEIYGTLRLAKVVEEAFSGIIEKVEVIEGDGGVGTVLKLTFATGTPGFSSLKEKFTKVDHEKRLKEVQVIEGGYLDVGFTLYRVRFEIIEKGDDSCIIKTTIEYDIKEEEAAAIATYVNIEPLAKVAELAKAHLIKNKAAKGDH
- the LOC133855184 gene encoding norbelladine synthase-like; the encoded protein is MHGQLSQDTQVGVPASLVWDVYRGLQIGKLIDELLPHVVGRVELVEGDGGVGTILKVTFPPGTPGASYLKERFTKIDDNKRIKETEVFEGGYKDLGFHLYRIRLEIIENGSESTIVRSTIEYDVDDKFAENASLVTTKSLETIAEVVGGYLAEKKATAQSESGISNTHAQEATNSTKLS